GATACCTTACTGCGGTGGAACGCCGTCTGCAAAgcctcgagaagctcgtgGCCGAGAAGCTGCCGGACCTCAACGTCGACGAAGCGCTGACGTTCGTCAGCAGCCCACGCATGGAGGCTCTGGCGAGCGCACCGTTGAGCGAGCCCAGGGAGTCAtttgccgaggccgtccccgacgccgccgacggctacGATTGGCAGGAAGATGCCAACgaactcgtcgacggcatggcggcgctctCCGTGGAACCAACCGGAGCGGGCTATCTAGGTAGGAGCATCATCTCGATGGGCGGCTTGTGCGGCTCGCGCTGACTTTGGCAGGGTCCACCGCCGGTGTCTTCTTCCTGcgtgccctcctcgcctggGTGGACGGCCAGAGGTCTCATCTCGAgccccggcccggcgcgtccccgcccagccgccctacgccgacgccgacgcacaTCCAGCGGTCTCTCGAATCGGGCCAGGTGCTGAACCAGCTGCTGGACTCGTACTTCTCCGTGTACCACTCGTCGTATCCGTTTGTGCACGAGGCGACCTTTATGGCCCAGTACCACCAGCTCATCCCGCGCCCCAGCACGGCGTCCTGGCAGGCCCTGCTTCACACGATACTGGCTCTGGGAGCATGGTGCTTGGACAGCGAGGATtgcgagctcgaggacgcgctgtACCACCGCGCCATCTCCTTCCGCGAGGACGAGTCGCTCTTTGAGAGTGCCAACATGACGCTGGTGCAGGCACTGGTGCTGCTGAGCAACCTGAGCCAGAAGCGCAACAAGCCCAACACGGGCGGGAACCTGCTCGGGCTCGCCGTGCGCATGGCCCTCAGCCTCGGCCTGCACAGGGAGCTGCCGGCCTGGAACATCAGCCACCTTCAACGGGAGATGCGCCGGCGCGTGTGGTGGGGCCTGTACATGTTTGATAGCGGTGCCTCGACGACGTTTGGCCGGCCGatcctgctgcccgccggcgaggccatggacgtcAAGAGCGTGCTCAACGTcaacgacgagcagctcacGCCGCGGACCGTCGACATGCCCGAGGAGTCGGCGCTGCCCACGCGCTACTCGGGCATCAAGGCGCAGTGCGACTTCCACGTCCACTCGAACCACATCTCCAACCGGCTGCTCTCCCCGTGCGGTGTGTCGCCGGAGGAGGCCATGCGCCTCAACCAGTCGCTCGAGTCGTGGGCGCAGACGCTCCCCGGCTACTTTGCGTTCAACGGCgagccggcggccgcggacgCCTGGTACCTATTCACGCGGGCCCGGCTGTGGTGGCGCTTTTGGAACCTGCAGATCATCCTCTTCCGCCAGCTGGTGCTGTGCCGGGCCATGAAGCGCACGCAAGActcgggcctcgccgcgaccGACGTCGACAACCGCTGTAGGGACGTTGCCGTCCacgcggccagcgcgacCATTGTGTCCATCCACGAGTTCCTCGGCCAGGTGCGCATGACGAGGCTCATCAACTGGTACGCGACGAATTTCCTCTTCCACGCTGCCCTCATCAGCGCCCTCGCGATCCTGGGCGACCCGCAGGCGCCCGGGCTGGCGTCGTGgcaggccgacgtcgagaagGCGAGCTTCACCTTTCGCAATCTGCTGTCGGACAACCCGCTCGCGGCCCGATGCGCCGATATCCTTAGCCACGTGCTGccgcacgacgacgtgacCGC
This region of Purpureocillium takamizusanense chromosome 9, complete sequence genomic DNA includes:
- a CDS encoding uncharacterized protein (EggNog:ENOG503NXWI~COG:B), translated to MEPQGRDANLSCDACRIKKLKCSKDRPSCTACVQNRRPCHYSGRVVRSPLTRAYLTAVERRLQSLEKLVAEKLPDLNVDEALTFVSSPRMEALASAPLSEPRESFAEAVPDAADGYDWQEDANELVDGMAALSVEPTGAGYLGSTAGVFFLRALLAWVDGQRSHLEPRPGASPPSRPTPTPTHIQRSLESGQVLNQLLDSYFSVYHSSYPFVHEATFMAQYHQLIPRPSTASWQALLHTILALGAWCLDSEDCELEDALYHRAISFREDESLFESANMTLVQALVLLSNLSQKRNKPNTGGNLLGLAVRMALSLGLHRELPAWNISHLQREMRRRVWWGLYMFDSGASTTFGRPILLPAGEAMDVKSVLNVNDEQLTPRTVDMPEESALPTRYSGIKAQCDFHVHSNHISNRLLSPCGVSPEEAMRLNQSLESWAQTLPGYFAFNGEPAAADAWYLFTRARLWWRFWNLQIILFRQLVLCRAMKRTQDSGLAATDVDNRCRDVAVHAASATIVSIHEFLGQVRMTRLINWYATNFLFHAALISALAILGDPQAPGLASWQADVEKASFTFRNLLSDNPLAARCADILSHVLPHDDVTAAFPEEELDMSWMDPDVFNSLCWTDFGQV